GCTACATATCCTCCGGGACCTGAACCGACTACGATTGTATCTGTTTCAATTGGGAAATCTCCTACTACCATTGTATTACGCCTCCATTAATAATAATTCTGGATCGTTCAACAAACGCTTGATATGGTTAAGTGCATGTTGAGCAGTAGCTCCGTCAATCATGCGGTGATCGAAGCTCAATGATAATGCTAACACAGGTGCCGCTACAATTTCACCATTTTTAACCACAGGTTTTTCTGCAATGCGTCCAACACCAAGGATGGCAACCTCTGGATGGTTGATGACCGGAGTGAACCATTGTCCGCCGGCAGAACCGATATTCGTGATTGTGCAAGATGCACCTTTCATTTCATCGCCTGAAAGTTTACCATCACGTGCTTTTCCAGCCAGTTCATTGATTTCATTTGAAATGGAGAACATGGACTTACGGTCTGCATTTTTCACAACCGGTACTAATAGACCTTTATCCGTATCAGCAGCGATACCGATATTGTAATAATGTTTTTGTACGATTTCGCTTGTTGCATCATCAATCGATGTGTTCAGAGCCGGATACTCGCGTAATGCACTTGTCAATGCTTTGACGATGTAAGGTAGGAAAGTCAATTTCACACCTTTTTCAGCTGCAACTTCTTTGAACTTCTTGCGGTGGGCCCAAAGTTTCGTTACATCGATTTCGTCCATCAACGTTACGTGAGGAGCTGTATGTTTTGAGTTCACCATTGCTTTCGCAATCGCTTTACGCATTCCACTCATTTTCTCACGAGTTTCTGGGTATTCACCTTCAGGAGCTTTAGGTGCAGAGGGTTTAGATTCTGATGCTGGAGCTTTTTCTTCCGTTTTCGCTTCTTCCTGGGTAGAAGCAGGCTTGCTGTCTCCACTTAGGAATGCATCGATATCTTCCTTCACGACACGTCCATTTTTACCTGAACCTGATACTTGACGGATTTCAACACCGTTTTCCCTTGCGTACTTACGTACTGAAGGCATAGCGATCACTCGCTTATTAGGGTCGACTTCTGCATCGGATTTCTCTTCGGCAGCTTCTGGAGAAGCTTCTTTCTTTACGTCCTGGCCTTGTTCTGCAGTTGCTTGAACTTGACCTTCCGTCTTCTCTTCGGCTTTTTCTTCTTTCTTATCTTCTTCTCCACCTTTGAATTGCAGGTCCTCATAACCAGGTGCATCGAACTTGATAAGAGTATCGCCCACAACTGCTACAGTACCTTCGTCAACAAGAAGTTCTTCAACCGTTCCTGCTACCGGAGAAGGAATCTCAACAACAGCTTTATCGTTTTGCACTTCACATAGTACATCGTCTTCTTCCACTTTATCGCCTGGCTTTACAAACCACTTGACGATTTCACCTTCATGAATACCTTCACCAATGTCTGGTAATTTGAATTCGAATGACATGGACTCGACCTCCTGTATTGAATAATGAATATATAGATGAATGTTTGGTTATATCTGTCTCTATTTTCTTATATCTATAATTGGAAAAGAGAAGGGTGGCATGCCCTTCTGTTTTCACTTATCTATCAATGGAGGAGCTTATTAGCTCCTTCCAATTAGAAATTAAGTACTTTTTTCGCCGTTTCGATGACGTCTTTGTGATTTGGTAACCAGATAGGCTCTGCTTGAGAGAAAGAGAACACTGTATCCGGTGCCGCTACACGAAGAACTGGTGCTTCCAGGCTAAGGATCGCACGGTCATTGATTTCAGCCACAACGTTCGCTGCGATTCCCGCTTGCTTTTGAGCTTCTTGAACAACGATGGCACGGTTTGTTTTCTCAACAGATGCCATGATCGTGTCTATGTCCAGTGGACTTACAGTACGAAGATCGATTACTTCAACTGAGTGACCTTCTTTTTCAAGCTCATCAGCAGCTTTTAATGATTCGTGTACCATAGCTCCGTAAGAGATGATCGTAAGGTCTGTACCTTCACGTTTAACATCTGCTTTACCAAGTTCAATTGTGTATTCCTCTTCAGGAACCTCTTGACGGAATGAACGGTATAATTTCATATGCTCTAAGAAAATGACAGGGTCATTATCACGGATAGATGAAATCAATAGTCCTTTAGCGTCGTATGGAGTTGATGGGATAACCACTTTAAGACCTGGTTGTTGAGCCATCAAACCTTCTAAGCTGTCCGCATGAAGTTCTGGAGTATGTACTCCACCACCAAATGGGGAACGGATTGTGATAGGTGAAGTATACGTACCACCTGAACGGTAACGCATACGTGCCATTTGTCCGCTTACTGAATCCATTACTTCATATACGAAACCGAAAAACTGGATTTCCGGTACTGGACGGTACCCTTCTAATGCTAAACCGATTGCTAAACCACCGATTCCTGATTCTGCTAGTGGAGTATCGAATACACGGTCTTCACCGAATTCTTTCTGAAGCCCTTCCGTTGCACGGAATACACCACCGTTTAGACCTACGTCTTCACCAAAAACTAAAACGTCTTCGTTGTTGCGTAGTTCTGTGCGCAGTGCATCAGTGATCGCTTGAATCATTGTCATTTGCGCCATGGCTTATTTCGACTCCTTTTCTTTGTAGATTTCTAATTGTTCTTTAAGGTTATAAGGAAGTTCTTCATACATGTTGTTGATGAAGTCAGTCACTTTTTGTTTTGGAGCTGAATCTGCTTCCTTGATCGCTTTTTTGATATCTTCTTTTGCTTCTTCGATTACTTCGTTTTCTTTCTCTTCACTCCATAATCCTTTACCTTCAAGGAATTTACGGAAACGTACCAATGGATCTTTCTTTTCCCAATCTGTATCCATTTCTGATGTACGGTAGCGAGTTGGATCATCACCGGCCATTGTATGTGGACCATAGCGGTAGCAAAGTGTTTCGATCAGTGAAGGACCTTCGCCGTTCACTGCACGGTTACGCGCTTCTAAAGTGGCAGAATAAACCGCTAACGGATCCATACCATCGACTAAGATACCAGGGATACCTGCAGCAACCGCTT
The DNA window shown above is from Rossellomorea vietnamensis and carries:
- a CDS encoding dihydrolipoamide acetyltransferase family protein; protein product: MSFEFKLPDIGEGIHEGEIVKWFVKPGDKVEEDDVLCEVQNDKAVVEIPSPVAGTVEELLVDEGTVAVVGDTLIKFDAPGYEDLQFKGGEEDKKEEKAEEKTEGQVQATAEQGQDVKKEASPEAAEEKSDAEVDPNKRVIAMPSVRKYARENGVEIRQVSGSGKNGRVVKEDIDAFLSGDSKPASTQEEAKTEEKAPASESKPSAPKAPEGEYPETREKMSGMRKAIAKAMVNSKHTAPHVTLMDEIDVTKLWAHRKKFKEVAAEKGVKLTFLPYIVKALTSALREYPALNTSIDDATSEIVQKHYYNIGIAADTDKGLLVPVVKNADRKSMFSISNEINELAGKARDGKLSGDEMKGASCTITNIGSAGGQWFTPVINHPEVAILGVGRIAEKPVVKNGEIVAAPVLALSLSFDHRMIDGATAQHALNHIKRLLNDPELLLMEA
- a CDS encoding alpha-ketoacid dehydrogenase subunit beta, translated to MAQMTMIQAITDALRTELRNNEDVLVFGEDVGLNGGVFRATEGLQKEFGEDRVFDTPLAESGIGGLAIGLALEGYRPVPEIQFFGFVYEVMDSVSGQMARMRYRSGGTYTSPITIRSPFGGGVHTPELHADSLEGLMAQQPGLKVVIPSTPYDAKGLLISSIRDNDPVIFLEHMKLYRSFRQEVPEEEYTIELGKADVKREGTDLTIISYGAMVHESLKAADELEKEGHSVEVIDLRTVSPLDIDTIMASVEKTNRAIVVQEAQKQAGIAANVVAEINDRAILSLEAPVLRVAAPDTVFSFSQAEPIWLPNHKDVIETAKKVLNF